A genomic window from Ideonella sp. WA131b includes:
- the rplM gene encoding 50S ribosomal protein L13, translating into MKTFSAKPAEVKHEWFVIDATDKVLGRVASEAARRLRGKHKAIYTPHVDTGDFIIVVNADKIRVTGAKATDKIYYRHSGYPGGIYATPFKDMQAKHPGRALEKAVKGMLPKGPLGYAMVKKLKVYAGAEHPHAAQQPKALEI; encoded by the coding sequence ATGAAGACCTTCAGCGCCAAGCCGGCCGAGGTGAAGCACGAGTGGTTTGTGATTGACGCCACCGACAAGGTGCTCGGTCGTGTTGCCAGCGAAGCAGCACGCCGTTTGCGCGGCAAGCACAAGGCCATCTACACGCCTCACGTCGACACCGGTGATTTCATCATCGTCGTCAACGCCGACAAGATCCGCGTCACCGGGGCCAAGGCCACGGACAAGATTTACTACCGCCACTCGGGCTACCCGGGCGGCATCTATGCCACGCCGTTCAAGGACATGCAGGCCAAGCACCCCGGCCGCGCCCTTGAGAAGGCCGTGAAGGGCATGCTGCCCAAGGGCCCGCTGGGCTACGCGATGGTCAAGAAGCTGAAGGTGTATGCCGGTGCCGAGCACCCCCATGCCGCTCAGCAACCCAAGGCGCTGGAGATCTGA
- a CDS encoding helicase has translation MTPSPRLPVAAHAARRPAEIDLTQLQRLRDNAWALPQVLAPADWSDASTAEAERALDEAGFVLLQKAQGSRPSRWLPPPLMAEALQHLDTLGAGPAARTLMLQRRQTLEGLGLVRRHGSWQRQGLDTLVLGPGARVPVAFRHAVDEAAVWRFFRDGERDALQAALGPVPPHPQREALRAHLLRLAERSESLSSAQLGSLWPRLVAACATPLPLPELLAACNRAQDRWEHAVAEQQTMAGLHRDLAFQGYPDSFAAARRLNRRVHLYVGPPNSGKTHAAFERLAQALDGAYLAPLRLLALEGRDRLVARGVPCSLLTGEENVPADGARVVSSTIEMVDTRGELDVAVVDEAQMLFDPSRGWAWTQAIVGVAARELIIICSAFAVPAIQQLLALCGETPEIRRFERKQHVQVLARPVPLWSLERGDAVVAFSRREVLRLRDAMAEQEHGVCVIYGALPPEVRRREAERFAGGAADVLVATDAIGMGLNLPIRRVLFSTMEKFDGVGDRPLDVSEVHQIAGRAGRFGMHEEGFVGVLKDAEPGAAALLKERLAAEPRAPRDFKAPVAPNARHVETIAARLGQRRLHTVLQVFMQQLRLDDAHFAVAELEGMLQLAEELDRAAGSLTLMQRFIYAQAPVDLRTEQLVQAFLDWAHQHARHGQVGRPAFLDEVDGASRLDRMEQGLRGCTLWLWLDLRFPGVYGLLEEVLHLRGALNDGIERQLKSKRPLAMRPLRGRR, from the coding sequence ATGACCCCAAGCCCCCGCCTGCCCGTGGCCGCACACGCCGCGCGCCGGCCCGCCGAGATCGACCTCACGCAGCTTCAGCGCCTGCGCGACAACGCGTGGGCGCTGCCCCAGGTGCTGGCGCCGGCTGACTGGAGCGATGCCAGCACCGCCGAGGCCGAGCGCGCGCTCGACGAGGCGGGCTTTGTGCTGCTGCAGAAGGCCCAGGGCTCGCGCCCCAGCCGCTGGCTCCCGCCGCCGCTCATGGCCGAGGCGCTGCAGCACCTCGACACGCTGGGCGCCGGCCCGGCAGCGCGCACGCTCATGCTGCAGCGCCGGCAGACCTTGGAGGGCCTGGGCCTCGTGCGCCGCCACGGCTCGTGGCAGCGCCAGGGGCTGGACACCCTCGTGCTGGGGCCGGGGGCGCGCGTGCCGGTGGCCTTCCGCCACGCCGTCGACGAGGCCGCCGTCTGGCGTTTCTTTCGCGATGGCGAACGGGATGCGCTGCAGGCCGCGCTTGGGCCCGTGCCCCCGCACCCGCAGCGCGAGGCGTTGCGTGCCCACCTGCTGCGCCTGGCCGAGCGCAGCGAGTCGCTGTCGTCGGCGCAGCTGGGCTCCTTGTGGCCGCGGCTGGTGGCGGCCTGCGCCACGCCGCTGCCGCTGCCCGAGTTGCTGGCCGCCTGCAACCGCGCCCAGGACCGCTGGGAACACGCTGTCGCCGAGCAGCAGACCATGGCCGGGCTGCACCGCGACCTCGCCTTCCAGGGCTACCCCGACAGCTTTGCCGCCGCACGGCGCCTCAACCGTCGCGTGCACCTGTACGTCGGCCCGCCCAACAGCGGCAAGACCCACGCCGCCTTCGAACGCCTGGCGCAGGCGCTGGACGGCGCCTACCTCGCGCCGCTGCGGCTGCTGGCGCTGGAGGGGCGCGACCGGCTCGTGGCCCGCGGCGTGCCGTGCTCGCTGCTCACCGGCGAAGAGAACGTGCCGGCCGACGGCGCGCGCGTCGTCAGCAGCACCATCGAAATGGTCGACACCCGGGGCGAGCTCGATGTGGCCGTGGTCGATGAGGCGCAGATGCTGTTCGACCCCAGCCGCGGCTGGGCCTGGACGCAGGCCATCGTGGGCGTGGCCGCGCGCGAGCTGATCATCATCTGCAGCGCCTTCGCGGTGCCGGCTATCCAGCAGCTGCTGGCGCTGTGCGGCGAGACGCCTGAAATCCGCCGCTTCGAGCGCAAGCAGCACGTGCAGGTGCTGGCGCGCCCGGTGCCGCTGTGGAGCCTGGAGCGCGGCGACGCGGTGGTGGCCTTCAGCCGACGCGAGGTGCTGCGCCTGCGCGACGCCATGGCCGAGCAGGAGCATGGGGTCTGCGTCATCTACGGCGCGCTGCCGCCCGAGGTGCGCCGCCGCGAGGCCGAGCGCTTTGCCGGCGGTGCCGCCGACGTGCTGGTGGCCACCGACGCCATCGGCATGGGCCTGAACCTGCCGATCCGTCGCGTGCTCTTCAGCACCATGGAGAAGTTCGACGGCGTCGGCGACCGGCCGCTCGATGTGTCGGAGGTGCACCAGATCGCCGGCCGTGCCGGGCGCTTCGGGATGCACGAAGAGGGCTTTGTCGGCGTGCTGAAGGACGCCGAGCCCGGCGCGGCGGCGCTGCTCAAGGAGCGCCTGGCCGCCGAGCCGCGCGCGCCGCGCGACTTCAAGGCGCCGGTGGCGCCGAACGCGCGCCACGTCGAGACCATCGCCGCACGGCTTGGCCAGCGGCGGCTGCACACCGTGCTGCAGGTGTTCATGCAGCAGCTCCGGCTGGACGACGCGCACTTCGCGGTCGCTGAGCTGGAAGGCATGCTGCAGCTGGCCGAGGAGCTGGATCGGGCGGCAGGCTCGCTGACGCTGATGCAGCGCTTCATCTACGCGCAGGCGCCGGTGGACCTGCGCACCGAGCAGCTGGTGCAGGCCTTCCTCGACTGGGCGCACCAGCACGCGCGCCACGGCCAGGTCGGCCGGCCCGCTTTCCTCGACGAGGTCGATGGCGCGAGCCGGCTCGACCGCATGGAGCAAGGCCTGCGCGGCTGCACGCTGTGGCTGTGGCTGGACCTGCGCTTCCCGGGCGTCTACGGCCTGCTCGAGGAAGTGCTGCACCTGCGCGGCGCGCTCAACGACGGCATCGAGCGGCAGCTCAAGAGCAAGCGACCGCTGGCCATGCGGCCACTGCGCGGTCGGCGGTAG
- a CDS encoding GNAT family N-acetyltransferase — translation MTPRDDLLHTTLPDVPAPRWLLPGWLPVRTLSERHRERVLTHLLALDELDRHRRFGQVATDEQIRGYVDRIDFARDELFGVFDARLRLVAMAHLAYSADGARDAASAEFGVSVLPRGRGGRLGRRLFELSVLHARNRGAHTLVIHLARDNAPMLAIVRRSGAAVRYEVNDAVAHLTLPDDSLRSHLGALAESGAANLDYRLKRTALRWRARRGMAA, via the coding sequence ATGACTCCCCGCGACGACCTGCTGCACACCACCCTCCCGGACGTGCCGGCCCCCCGCTGGCTGCTGCCGGGCTGGCTGCCGGTGCGCACGCTGAGCGAGCGCCACCGCGAGCGGGTGCTCACCCACCTGTTGGCGCTGGACGAGCTCGACCGCCACCGCCGCTTCGGCCAGGTGGCCACCGACGAGCAGATCCGTGGCTATGTCGACCGCATCGACTTCGCCCGCGACGAGCTGTTCGGCGTGTTCGACGCGCGGCTGCGGCTGGTGGCCATGGCGCATCTCGCGTACTCGGCCGATGGCGCACGCGACGCGGCCTCGGCCGAGTTCGGCGTCTCGGTGCTGCCGCGCGGCCGCGGGGGCAGGCTCGGCCGCCGGCTGTTCGAGCTGTCGGTGCTGCACGCCCGCAACCGCGGCGCGCACACGTTGGTGATCCACCTGGCGCGCGACAACGCGCCGATGCTGGCCATCGTGCGGCGCTCGGGCGCGGCGGTGCGCTACGAAGTCAACGACGCCGTCGCCCACCTGACACTGCCTGACGACAGCCTGCGCAGCCACCTCGGCGCACTGGCCGAGAGCGGCGCTGCCAACCTGGACTACCGCCTCAAGCGCACCGCGCTGCGCTGGCGCGCGCGGCGGGGCATGGCAGCATGA
- the rpsI gene encoding 30S ribosomal protein S9, translating to MIGTWNYGTGRRKSSVARVFMKKGSGQIVINGKPIDAYFGRQTSIMIVRQPLLLTGNNEGFDIKINVHGGGESGQAGAVRHGITRALIDYDAALKSELSRAGFVTRDAREVERKKVGLHGARRRKQFSKR from the coding sequence ATGATCGGAACCTGGAACTACGGCACCGGCCGCCGCAAGTCGAGCGTGGCACGAGTCTTCATGAAGAAGGGCTCGGGCCAGATCGTCATCAACGGCAAGCCCATCGACGCCTACTTTGGCCGTCAGACCTCGATCATGATCGTCCGCCAGCCGCTGCTGCTGACGGGCAACAACGAGGGCTTCGACATCAAGATCAACGTGCACGGCGGCGGTGAATCCGGTCAGGCCGGCGCGGTGCGCCACGGCATCACCCGTGCGCTGATCGACTACGACGCGGCGCTCAAGAGCGAACTCAGCCGCGCCGGCTTCGTCACGCGCGATGCGCGCGAGGTGGAGCGCAAGAAGGTCGGCCTGCACGGCGCGCGGCGCCGCAAGCAGTTCAGCAAGCGCTGA
- a CDS encoding translation initiation factor Sui1: MRDMSPPPGATRLVYSTDGGRTCPQCRQPLAACGCTAAQAQQLRGDGRVRVGRESAGRGGKTVTVVRGLALADAQIAELGKRLRSACGTGGTAKDGVIEIQGDHIERVLALLLKDGHAAKRTGG, encoded by the coding sequence ATGAGGGACATGAGCCCACCGCCCGGCGCTACGCGCCTCGTCTACTCCACCGATGGCGGCCGCACCTGCCCGCAGTGCCGCCAGCCCCTGGCGGCCTGCGGCTGCACCGCCGCACAGGCGCAGCAACTGCGCGGCGACGGCCGCGTGCGCGTGGGCCGCGAGAGCGCCGGCCGCGGCGGCAAGACGGTGACGGTGGTGCGAGGCCTGGCGCTCGCCGACGCGCAGATCGCCGAGCTCGGCAAACGGCTGCGCAGCGCCTGCGGCACCGGCGGCACGGCCAAGGACGGCGTCATCGAGATCCAGGGCGACCACATCGAGCGTGTGCTGGCCCTGCTGCTGAAGGACGGCCACGCCGCCAAGCGAACCGGGGGATGA